In one Brevibacillus composti genomic region, the following are encoded:
- a CDS encoding efflux RND transporter periplasmic adaptor subunit produces the protein MTKKKKWIIIAAALVLLGGGSVFGYTKLKSGETSGEMPQDQPPPLPTVAVEMGEVSKAIFSAGTVEAKAREEVKPELSGKVEKVFVTEGQRVSKGDPLFSIDGSDAALELQKQELSIIRAEKELAEIRNKKDRITAEKGGKIKEVLIKEGDQVTPETIVAKMVNTDYLKITGKFTAYEAERFKLGQQVKVFLSASLSYIDGTITKIDLTGAKEKGVGGVHDVEVLVKKPGAIYVGDLGEVQYTDPRGILFASQIATPFENPDDIDLYAGTHGKVGKVEIENGDEIQAGQLIAKMDMSSVDLELKEKELILRESQLTMEQKRRDLAKRQVTAPISGVITKLNVTAGETPDSGKPAAIIMDTSAVYFVAAVDEMDIPSIKLGQHAEVYVTAFGNKPFEGKVVEVPKEGTKEDKTVRFAVKIELSDTSEMKHGMTGDCDIYVDKKENVLRLPLQAVEIVEEGKGTVMVKDPNTGEPMPKEVAVGIEGSEYVEIVSGLSAGEEVVLNF, from the coding sequence ATGACAAAAAAGAAGAAATGGATCATCATAGCGGCCGCCCTGGTACTGCTTGGCGGAGGAAGCGTTTTTGGCTATACGAAGTTGAAGAGCGGCGAAACGTCGGGAGAGATGCCGCAGGATCAGCCGCCGCCGCTGCCGACAGTTGCGGTGGAGATGGGAGAAGTGAGCAAGGCGATCTTTTCCGCCGGGACCGTAGAGGCCAAAGCGCGGGAAGAAGTGAAGCCGGAGCTCAGCGGCAAGGTAGAAAAAGTATTCGTCACAGAAGGGCAGCGCGTGTCCAAAGGCGATCCGCTTTTCTCCATCGACGGGTCGGACGCCGCGCTGGAGCTGCAAAAGCAGGAGCTGAGCATCATCAGGGCCGAGAAGGAGCTCGCTGAGATCCGTAACAAAAAGGACAGGATCACCGCAGAAAAGGGCGGCAAAATCAAAGAGGTGCTGATCAAAGAAGGCGATCAGGTCACGCCGGAGACGATCGTCGCCAAAATGGTCAACACCGACTATCTCAAAATTACAGGGAAGTTCACCGCGTATGAAGCGGAACGATTCAAGCTGGGCCAGCAGGTAAAAGTCTTTCTCTCCGCCTCCCTGTCGTATATCGACGGCACGATTACCAAAATCGATTTGACCGGCGCCAAGGAAAAAGGCGTCGGCGGCGTACACGATGTAGAAGTGCTGGTAAAAAAACCGGGAGCCATCTACGTCGGAGATCTGGGAGAGGTGCAGTATACCGATCCGCGCGGAATCCTGTTCGCGAGCCAGATCGCGACGCCGTTTGAAAATCCGGACGACATCGATCTTTATGCGGGAACCCACGGAAAAGTAGGAAAAGTGGAGATCGAAAATGGCGATGAGATCCAAGCAGGGCAGCTGATCGCGAAAATGGACATGTCCTCCGTCGATCTGGAATTGAAGGAAAAAGAACTCATCCTGCGCGAATCCCAGCTTACCATGGAGCAGAAGCGGCGCGATCTTGCCAAGAGACAGGTGACGGCACCGATCAGCGGCGTGATCACCAAGCTGAATGTGACGGCAGGGGAGACGCCTGACTCCGGAAAACCGGCCGCGATCATCATGGATACCAGCGCCGTCTATTTCGTCGCCGCCGTGGATGAAATGGACATTCCGTCGATTAAGCTGGGTCAGCACGCGGAGGTGTACGTGACGGCGTTTGGCAACAAGCCGTTTGAGGGAAAAGTGGTAGAAGTGCCGAAAGAAGGGACCAAGGAAGACAAGACGGTTCGCTTCGCGGTCAAGATCGAGCTCTCGGATACCAGCGAAATGAAGCACGGCATGACGGGAGATTGCGACATTTACGTCGATAAAAAAGAGAATGTCCTCCGCTTGCCCCTCCAGGCTGTCGAGATCGTAGAAGAAGGAAAAGGGACGGTCATGGTCAAAGACCCGAACACCGGGGAGCCGATGCCCAAAGAAGTCGCAGTGGGAATCGAAGGCTCGGAGTACGTGGAGATCGTCAGCGGGCTGAGCGCTGGGGAAGAGGTCGTCCTCAACTTCTGA
- a CDS encoding EamA family transporter, which yields MSYWRYVLVILAGAVSYGVLSVFMKAAFRAGFTPVELSASQLIFGGLLMSVIAFFISKERFRWRYLYLLLPVSLMMASTSFFYHQAVSRLSASLAIVLLFQFTWIGVLIESIADRKWPTRGQWRSLVLLGIGTLMASGLNLGSLESVSIYGLAAGLLSGATFAGVIFLSGRLVPDMNPYLRSAVSISLAAVLLSFVYPPSFLVNGRLWDGLLPYALLVGCFGSVIPILCLAIGVPRLGNGLSTILSAAELPTVVLLSSFVLHEQVTGAQWAGVALILLAITLPQLGQRPARRPARHILSRSRS from the coding sequence ATGTCATACTGGAGATACGTGCTTGTCATTCTTGCGGGAGCTGTGAGCTACGGGGTTCTCTCTGTTTTTATGAAAGCAGCCTTTCGTGCTGGCTTTACCCCTGTTGAATTAAGTGCGAGTCAGTTAATCTTTGGCGGTCTGCTCATGTCAGTCATCGCCTTTTTTATATCCAAGGAGCGCTTTCGCTGGCGCTATCTGTACCTCTTGCTGCCGGTCAGCCTGATGATGGCCTCTACCAGCTTTTTCTACCATCAGGCGGTGAGCCGCCTCTCCGCTTCTCTCGCCATCGTCCTGCTGTTCCAGTTTACCTGGATCGGCGTCCTGATCGAATCGATCGCGGATCGCAAATGGCCCACGCGCGGGCAGTGGCGCTCTCTAGTGCTACTGGGAATCGGCACGCTCATGGCCAGCGGACTGAATCTGGGCAGCTTGGAGTCGGTCAGCATCTACGGCTTGGCGGCGGGACTTCTCTCGGGAGCGACTTTTGCCGGGGTTATTTTTTTGAGCGGTCGCCTCGTCCCAGACATGAATCCCTATCTGCGGAGCGCCGTCTCGATCAGCTTGGCCGCCGTCCTGTTGTCGTTCGTATATCCTCCGTCCTTTCTGGTGAACGGCAGACTGTGGGACGGTCTTCTCCCTTATGCGCTCTTGGTCGGCTGCTTCGGTTCGGTAATCCCGATCCTCTGCCTCGCCATCGGCGTGCCGCGTCTGGGCAACGGACTTTCGACGATCCTCAGCGCTGCCGAGCTGCCGACTGTGGTCCTGCTCTCCAGCTTTGTCCTGCATGAGCAAGTGACGGGCGCACAGTGGGCCGGCGTCGCTCTCATCCTGCTGGCGATCACCCTGCCGCAGCTCGGTCAAAGACCTGCTCGCCGTCCTGCTCGCCACATCCTGAGTCGCAGCAGGAGCTGA
- a CDS encoding ABC transporter ATP-binding protein — translation MNDPILTVENLHVSFHSQNRVVNAVRGVSFQLEKGETLAIVGESGSGKSVTAKSVLRLLPSQTAKITDGAIRYGKENVLSYSPRQLQRLRGKEISMVFQDPMTSLNPTMKIGRQIMEGLARHEKLTRAEAKQKAVQMLEMVGIPQAAERIDAYPHQFSGGMRQRVVIALALACRPKVLIADEPTTALDVTIQAQILDLMRDLQQKTGTAIILITHDLGVVAHMAQRVAVMYTGEIVEIGPVREIFANPQHPYTKGLLASMPRLDADRSEPLVPIPGSPPDATRLAGGCSFAPRCPYVMKVCHHFSPEVTSLAPDHQVSCWLQDKRAENVRSALRF, via the coding sequence ATAAACGATCCGATCCTGACTGTGGAGAACCTGCACGTCTCATTTCACTCCCAGAACCGGGTGGTCAATGCCGTGCGGGGAGTCAGTTTTCAGTTGGAAAAAGGGGAGACGCTGGCCATCGTCGGCGAATCCGGCTCGGGCAAATCGGTGACGGCCAAAAGCGTGCTGCGCTTGCTGCCGTCCCAGACGGCAAAAATTACGGACGGAGCAATTCGCTACGGGAAGGAAAATGTGCTCTCCTATTCCCCGCGCCAGCTGCAAAGGCTGCGGGGAAAGGAGATTTCCATGGTGTTTCAAGACCCGATGACCTCGCTTAATCCGACGATGAAAATCGGCCGTCAAATCATGGAGGGACTGGCCAGACACGAAAAGCTGACGAGAGCGGAAGCGAAGCAAAAGGCGGTGCAAATGCTGGAGATGGTCGGCATCCCGCAAGCAGCGGAGCGGATCGACGCCTATCCGCACCAATTCTCCGGCGGGATGCGGCAGCGCGTCGTCATCGCGCTCGCGCTCGCCTGCCGGCCCAAAGTGCTGATCGCCGACGAGCCGACGACAGCGCTCGACGTCACCATCCAGGCGCAGATCCTCGATCTGATGCGCGATCTTCAGCAAAAGACAGGCACGGCCATCATTCTGATCACGCATGATCTCGGGGTGGTGGCCCATATGGCGCAGCGCGTAGCCGTCATGTATACGGGGGAAATCGTGGAAATCGGTCCCGTTCGGGAGATCTTCGCCAATCCGCAGCACCCCTACACCAAAGGCCTGCTCGCATCCATGCCCCGGCTCGATGCGGACCGTTCCGAGCCGCTGGTGCCCATACCGGGTTCGCCTCCCGATGCGACCAGGCTGGCAGGGGGATGCTCCTTTGCCCCGCGCTGTCCGTACGTGATGAAGGTGTGTCATCATTTTTCCCCTGAGGTGACGAGCTTGGCTCCTGATCATCAAGTATCCTGCTGGCTTCAGGACAAACGGGCAGAGAACGTGAGGAGTGCGCTCCGCTTTTGA
- the rarD gene encoding EamA family transporter RarD yields MKQGVLYAAAAYLMWGLLPIYWKVFEKMGAWEILAHRVFWSAVFVVAILQITGKLRNLRKSVSGKKTWATLFISSLIISGNWLIFIWAVNNDHVLESSLGYYINPLLSVLFGVLFLKERLRAGQWIAIGLAAVGVTVMTINYGKVPWVAISLALTFALYGLAKKKVQLESMMSLAWETLFIAPIALVYLLTLQVNGQETVTLLKGWQMALLASAGVATALPLYWFARAAKRLPLSTVGFIQYLSPTISLLLAVFLFHEPFTSTHWLSFGFIWSALLVFSISSLRKQTPQVQQPHAPQPNLALKKKA; encoded by the coding sequence ATGAAACAAGGGGTCTTGTACGCGGCAGCGGCCTACCTGATGTGGGGACTGCTGCCGATCTATTGGAAGGTATTCGAGAAAATGGGTGCCTGGGAGATACTCGCGCATCGCGTCTTCTGGTCGGCGGTGTTTGTAGTCGCCATCCTTCAGATCACCGGAAAGCTGCGGAATTTGCGCAAATCGGTATCGGGGAAAAAGACCTGGGCCACGCTGTTTATCAGTTCGCTGATCATCAGCGGCAACTGGCTGATCTTCATCTGGGCGGTCAACAACGATCATGTGCTGGAGTCCAGCCTGGGCTATTACATCAATCCGCTCTTGAGCGTGTTGTTCGGCGTCCTCTTTTTAAAAGAACGGCTCCGGGCAGGACAGTGGATCGCGATCGGACTGGCCGCCGTCGGAGTCACGGTCATGACGATCAACTATGGGAAGGTCCCGTGGGTGGCGATCTCGCTCGCGCTCACCTTTGCTTTGTACGGTTTGGCGAAAAAGAAGGTGCAGCTGGAGTCGATGATGAGTCTCGCCTGGGAGACGCTGTTCATCGCGCCGATTGCGCTCGTCTATTTGCTTACGCTTCAAGTGAACGGGCAGGAGACCGTCACCCTCCTAAAAGGCTGGCAAATGGCGTTGCTGGCTTCCGCAGGCGTGGCGACCGCGCTGCCGCTCTACTGGTTTGCCCGGGCGGCCAAGCGTTTGCCGCTCTCGACCGTGGGTTTTATTCAATACTTGTCCCCGACGATTTCGCTGTTGCTCGCCGTTTTTCTGTTTCACGAGCCATTCACGTCGACCCATTGGCTGAGCTTTGGCTTCATCTGGAGTGCGTTGCTTGTCTTTTCCATCAGTTCGTTGCGCAAGCAGACGCCGCAGGTACAGCAGCCGCATGCGCCGCAGCCGAATTTGGCTTTGAAAAAGAAAGCCTAG
- a CDS encoding YitT family protein, whose product MRRAKPLRKQFAELSLILFGACLLAFAYYHINFQNHLSEGGFVGLALLAKYGFNLPPAATMLALDIPLFIMAWLIKGRRFIWNTMIASVAFSGFYELFERFSPIVIDLGNYMIAASVLSGLLTGLATGIVLRYGAATGGDDIMSVLLSKYTGLSIGTIFLLLDCMVLALSFLYLPVGEVFYTVLAVVIASRIITWTVGKAPLTEEDAVDGHVQSVGSAS is encoded by the coding sequence ATGAGGAGAGCAAAGCCGTTACGAAAACAGTTTGCTGAGCTTAGTTTGATTTTGTTTGGAGCTTGTCTGTTAGCGTTTGCGTACTACCATATCAATTTTCAAAACCATTTGTCGGAAGGCGGATTTGTCGGTCTGGCGCTTTTGGCCAAATACGGATTCAACCTGCCGCCGGCGGCGACCATGCTGGCTCTCGACATCCCGCTGTTTATCATGGCGTGGCTGATCAAAGGGCGCCGGTTCATCTGGAATACGATGATCGCTTCGGTCGCGTTTTCCGGGTTTTACGAGTTATTTGAACGTTTTTCACCGATCGTCATAGATTTGGGCAACTACATGATTGCGGCATCCGTGCTGTCCGGCCTCTTGACCGGATTGGCGACAGGGATCGTCCTGCGGTACGGAGCTGCCACAGGCGGCGACGACATCATGTCGGTTCTCTTGAGCAAGTACACGGGCCTGTCGATCGGGACGATCTTCTTGCTTTTGGACTGCATGGTGCTGGCCCTCTCGTTTTTGTACCTGCCTGTGGGCGAAGTGTTTTATACCGTCCTGGCCGTCGTGATTGCCAGCCGGATCATTACCTGGACAGTGGGCAAAGCGCCGCTGACAGAGGAAGACGCAGTGGATGGACATGTGCAAAGTGTCGGTTCCGCGTCATGA
- the opp3C gene encoding oligopeptide ABC transporter permease: MPQPPASVHPLAEVTDDLFVHEPVDVRLQEQVTGDAVSVWKDAWWRLLKNRGTLLAMCIILVISALALVGPQLSGRTYDEQNLLHSNLPPKIAGLEWLGFDGRDARGVDQYEARGITEHFWFGTDEFGRDLWTRVWKGTQISLGIALLAAFLDLLIGVVYGGISAFYGGKIDNAMQRIIEVLVGIPNLIVIILFILILDQGIFSIVLAMIITGWVGMARVVRGQMLQIKAQEFVLAARALGASNRRLIVKHLLPNAVGPILVTLMFTIPTAIFFEAFLSFIGLGLQPPLASLGVLIQDGYVSMRYFTYKLVFPGVIISALMISFNLLADGLRDALDPRMKK; the protein is encoded by the coding sequence ATGCCGCAGCCTCCCGCATCTGTCCACCCGCTTGCAGAGGTGACGGATGACCTTTTCGTGCATGAGCCGGTCGATGTCCGCCTGCAGGAGCAGGTGACGGGGGATGCCGTCTCCGTCTGGAAGGATGCCTGGTGGCGCCTGTTAAAAAACAGAGGGACGCTGCTGGCGATGTGCATCATCCTCGTGATCTCGGCTCTCGCGCTGGTCGGTCCGCAACTGTCGGGACGCACCTATGACGAGCAAAATCTGCTCCACTCCAATCTCCCGCCAAAGATTGCCGGCCTGGAATGGCTCGGTTTCGACGGCAGGGACGCCCGCGGCGTCGATCAATACGAGGCAAGGGGAATCACGGAGCATTTCTGGTTTGGAACGGATGAATTCGGCCGCGATCTGTGGACCCGCGTATGGAAAGGGACGCAAATTTCGCTTGGCATTGCGCTGTTGGCGGCCTTTCTCGATCTTTTGATCGGCGTGGTGTACGGAGGGATTTCCGCTTTTTACGGGGGAAAGATCGACAATGCGATGCAGCGAATCATCGAGGTCTTGGTCGGCATCCCCAATCTGATCGTGATCATCCTGTTTATCCTGATCCTGGACCAGGGGATATTCTCGATTGTGCTGGCGATGATTATTACCGGCTGGGTCGGGATGGCCCGGGTGGTTCGGGGGCAGATGCTGCAGATCAAGGCGCAGGAATTCGTGCTGGCTGCACGGGCATTGGGGGCTTCCAACCGCCGCTTGATTGTGAAGCATCTGCTGCCTAATGCGGTCGGACCGATCCTGGTGACGCTGATGTTTACGATCCCGACCGCGATCTTTTTCGAAGCATTCCTCAGCTTTATCGGACTGGGCTTGCAGCCGCCGCTGGCCTCGCTGGGCGTATTGATCCAGGACGGCTACGTGTCGATGCGGTATTTTACCTACAAGCTGGTCTTTCCCGGCGTCATCATCAGCGCGCTGATGATCAGCTTTAATCTGCTGGCGGACGGACTGAGAGATGCGCTGGACCCGCGGATGAAGAAATAG
- the thiM gene encoding hydroxyethylthiazole kinase, translating to MVDLQQASGLLERVREQRPLVHNITNVVVTNFTANGLLALGASPVMAYAQEEVADMAKIAGALVLNIGTLNPAEVEAMIVAGRSANAHQVPVVFDPVGAGATPYRTETARRILREVRVTLLRGNAAEIAHVVGEDWEIKGVDAGVDEHSQDKAALAQKAARQWATHVVITGKEDIITDGQHTCLIKNGHPLLTSVTGTGCLLSSLIGAFLAVEKDVLLAGASALISYGVAAQLAAQKTAQRGPGSFQVELLNQLAAVRAEDLLRDGVVAVMK from the coding sequence ATGGTTGATTTGCAGCAAGCATCTGGTCTGCTGGAGCGGGTAAGGGAGCAGCGGCCGCTCGTCCATAACATCACCAATGTGGTGGTCACCAATTTCACCGCCAATGGACTGTTGGCTCTGGGAGCCTCCCCGGTCATGGCGTACGCCCAGGAAGAAGTGGCGGACATGGCCAAGATCGCGGGGGCACTGGTGCTGAATATCGGCACGTTGAATCCGGCGGAAGTGGAGGCCATGATCGTGGCCGGTCGCTCGGCGAATGCCCATCAGGTGCCCGTGGTCTTTGATCCGGTCGGGGCCGGAGCGACACCGTACCGAACAGAGACGGCCAGACGGATTCTCCGCGAGGTCAGGGTGACGCTCCTGCGCGGGAATGCGGCCGAAATCGCGCATGTGGTCGGCGAAGACTGGGAGATCAAGGGTGTCGATGCAGGCGTAGACGAGCACAGCCAAGACAAGGCGGCGCTCGCTCAAAAAGCGGCAAGGCAATGGGCGACCCACGTCGTCATCACCGGAAAAGAAGACATCATCACCGATGGGCAGCACACCTGCCTGATCAAAAACGGCCATCCGCTTTTGACCAGCGTGACCGGTACGGGCTGTTTGTTGTCTTCGCTCATCGGCGCATTCTTGGCGGTGGAGAAAGACGTCTTGCTGGCCGGAGCCTCCGCACTGATCAGCTACGGTGTCGCCGCCCAATTGGCAGCGCAAAAAACGGCACAACGGGGTCCCGGAAGCTTTCAGGTGGAACTGTTGAATCAATTGGCGGCAGTGAGAGCGGAAGATCTGCTTCGTGATGGCGTTGTCGCGGTGATGAAGTAA
- a CDS encoding ABC transporter ATP-binding protein: protein MANGEGELTVENVNHSYTTGKIKVPVLYDINLHIKKGEFVALCGSSGSGKSTLLNLLAGLTKPDEGKIFVSGEEISRFGENELCLFRRRCMGFIFQSYNLLPGLTALENVELPLIFAGESRKKRRARAAEILERMGLEGRLDHRPNELSGGQQQRVSIARALVNNPSIVLADEPTGNLDSKTEQEILDLMRRMNRESNTTFIIVTHEQEVAEQSDRVIYLQDGRVVQRRTRPA, encoded by the coding sequence ATGGCCAACGGAGAGGGAGAATTGACGGTAGAAAACGTCAACCACAGCTACACGACGGGGAAGATCAAGGTCCCTGTCCTCTATGATATTAACCTCCACATCAAAAAAGGAGAGTTTGTAGCGCTGTGCGGGTCTTCAGGTTCGGGGAAGTCTACCCTGCTGAACCTGCTCGCGGGACTGACGAAGCCCGATGAGGGGAAAATTTTCGTGAGCGGCGAAGAGATTTCGCGGTTTGGCGAAAATGAGCTTTGTTTGTTTCGACGCAGATGCATGGGCTTTATCTTTCAGTCCTACAATCTCCTGCCAGGGCTTACCGCGCTGGAAAATGTGGAGCTTCCGCTGATTTTTGCCGGGGAAAGCCGGAAAAAGAGACGAGCGCGGGCAGCCGAAATCCTGGAGCGCATGGGGCTGGAAGGACGCCTGGATCACCGGCCGAACGAGCTGAGCGGCGGACAGCAGCAGCGTGTCAGTATTGCCAGGGCGCTGGTCAACAATCCCAGCATCGTGCTCGCTGACGAGCCGACGGGCAACCTCGACAGCAAAACGGAGCAGGAAATCCTCGATCTGATGCGGCGGATGAATCGGGAGAGCAATACCACATTTATTATCGTTACGCATGAGCAGGAAGTAGCCGAGCAATCCGACCGGGTGATCTATCTGCAGGACGGACGAGTAGTGCAGAGGCGGACGAGACCGGCGTGA
- a CDS encoding class I SAM-dependent methyltransferase, translating to MSMSNAWNSQLYDNKMSFVSAFGKGVLEWLQPAPGEKILDLGCGTGDLAQEMAAAGAYPTGIDHSAEMIATAKKKYPHLPFLVADAHTFRTAEEYDAVFSNAALHWMKQPEDAIESIWLALRPGGRFVAEFGGAGNVEQVVHALRVVLASRGIDADQRMPWYFPSIGAYATLLERQGFTVTMAHLFERPTPLGDGEAGLNHWLQSFCGPFFAGMPSSQIKSACLEIAEVLRPQLFQDGTWVIDYKRIRVAALKPAR from the coding sequence ATGAGCATGTCAAACGCTTGGAATTCGCAATTGTACGACAACAAGATGAGCTTTGTCTCCGCCTTTGGGAAAGGCGTGCTGGAGTGGCTTCAGCCTGCACCTGGCGAGAAAATCCTCGATCTGGGGTGCGGAACTGGCGATCTGGCGCAAGAGATGGCGGCCGCCGGTGCCTATCCGACAGGGATCGACCATTCCGCAGAGATGATCGCCACAGCCAAAAAGAAATACCCGCACCTGCCGTTTTTGGTTGCAGACGCCCATACCTTTCGCACTGCTGAAGAATATGACGCGGTCTTTTCCAATGCCGCCCTGCACTGGATGAAGCAGCCGGAAGACGCGATCGAAAGCATCTGGCTGGCGCTTCGCCCCGGCGGACGCTTCGTCGCCGAGTTTGGCGGAGCAGGCAATGTGGAGCAGGTCGTCCATGCCCTGCGCGTCGTGCTGGCGTCCCGGGGAATCGATGCGGATCAGCGCATGCCGTGGTACTTTCCCAGCATCGGCGCCTATGCCACTTTGCTGGAGCGGCAAGGCTTCACCGTGACGATGGCCCACCTGTTTGAGAGGCCGACTCCCCTGGGGGATGGCGAAGCCGGTCTGAATCATTGGCTGCAGAGCTTTTGCGGTCCTTTCTTTGCCGGGATGCCGTCCTCTCAGATCAAAAGCGCCTGCCTGGAGATCGCCGAAGTGCTCCGCCCGCAGTTGTTTCAAGACGGCACCTGGGTCATTGACTACAAGCGGATCCGCGTCGCCGCCCTCAAGCCAGCTCGCTAG
- a CDS encoding ABC transporter permease, whose protein sequence is MKLLDSFRIVWRNLWRMKLRTALTSVGVMIGTAAIVSMIALSLGLKENAVKSLENFGNLMELDVQPAFYIQEEDRMIPEDERKKLNMAAIQELKAIPGVEAVMPIKRLHGGTKLKVGRREGYVELVGVDVKESAAYRKNEIEKGEYLSGSPQEIVVSYYVPREMRDVEKEKREARMRNAGNSPPENFPPPRMGRGGGGEEGPAPFDIVGKAATIVLTREYMIDDELKLEKKDVRVRVVGQLEKSDNWRYGNVAYAPLSLIKEMNDWLNRDRGDQSGEGSSRRTRDREQDEFVFDELTVKVESREMVESVVADLKKKGFEVWSPARELEQINKFFFVIQLILGGIAAISLLVASIGIVNTMIMSILERTKEIGIMKVIGATVYNIRWLFLMESGFIGLIGGLTGLGLAWGAVSLVNYFGKAGGMMDGFMMGGGGGEMSNLAVIPTWLALFAIGFAFVIGLLAGIFPAIRASRLSALQAIRSD, encoded by the coding sequence GTGAAATTATTGGACTCTTTTCGGATTGTGTGGAGGAACCTGTGGCGCATGAAGCTTCGGACCGCGCTCACCTCTGTAGGGGTGATGATCGGGACAGCGGCGATCGTGTCGATGATTGCGCTCAGTTTGGGACTGAAGGAAAATGCCGTGAAAAGTTTGGAGAACTTCGGGAATCTGATGGAGCTGGACGTGCAGCCAGCCTTTTACATTCAGGAAGAGGACCGGATGATTCCGGAAGACGAGCGGAAGAAGCTGAACATGGCGGCGATTCAAGAGCTGAAAGCCATTCCCGGCGTAGAGGCGGTCATGCCGATCAAGCGCTTGCATGGCGGGACGAAGCTGAAAGTCGGCAGGCGGGAAGGCTACGTCGAGCTGGTGGGTGTCGATGTCAAGGAGTCTGCCGCTTACCGCAAAAACGAGATTGAAAAAGGCGAGTACCTGTCCGGTTCTCCCCAGGAGATCGTCGTCTCCTACTACGTTCCGCGCGAGATGAGAGACGTGGAAAAAGAAAAGCGGGAGGCGCGGATGAGAAATGCGGGCAACTCCCCGCCGGAGAATTTCCCCCCGCCCCGGATGGGCAGGGGCGGTGGCGGAGAGGAAGGACCGGCTCCGTTTGACATCGTCGGCAAGGCCGCGACCATTGTCCTGACCCGCGAATACATGATCGACGACGAACTGAAGCTGGAGAAAAAGGACGTCCGGGTCCGCGTGGTCGGCCAGCTGGAAAAGTCGGATAACTGGCGCTATGGAAATGTCGCCTATGCGCCGCTCAGTCTGATCAAAGAGATGAATGACTGGCTGAACCGGGATCGGGGAGACCAGTCTGGCGAAGGCAGTTCCAGACGGACCCGCGACCGGGAGCAGGACGAATTCGTCTTTGATGAGCTTACCGTCAAGGTAGAGTCGCGGGAAATGGTAGAGAGCGTCGTGGCCGACCTGAAAAAGAAGGGCTTTGAGGTCTGGTCCCCCGCTCGCGAACTGGAGCAGATCAACAAATTTTTCTTCGTGATCCAGCTCATTCTCGGCGGGATCGCTGCCATCTCGCTCTTGGTCGCGTCGATCGGGATCGTCAATACGATGATCATGTCCATTCTGGAGCGGACCAAAGAGATCGGGATTATGAAGGTCATCGGGGCCACCGTCTACAATATTCGCTGGCTCTTCCTGATGGAGTCCGGATTTATCGGCTTGATCGGCGGCCTGACCGGGCTGGGGCTCGCTTGGGGCGCCGTGTCGCTGGTGAACTACTTCGGCAAAGCAGGCGGGATGATGGACGGATTTATGATGGGCGGCGGCGGCGGAGAGATGTCCAATCTCGCTGTGATTCCGACATGGCTCGCGCTGTTCGCCATCGGGTTTGCCTTTGTGATCGGGCTGCTCGCGGGGATCTTCCCGGCGATTCGCGCATCCCGTTTGAGTGCACTGCAAGCGATACGATCTGACTAA
- the pdxK gene encoding pyridoxine/pyridoxal/pyridoxamine kinase, which yields MTMKKALTIAGSDTSGGAGIQADLKTFQELGVFGMTALTVIVAQDPHNSWFHEVFPIELNTLEKQLETVLSGIGVDAVKTGMLGTTELIELAAKKIDQYQLKNVVVDPVLVCKGADEVLHPENADSLREVLVPRATVVTPNLFEAGQLSQMGALKTVEDMKEAAKRIHDKGAKYVLVKGGGKLAHEKAVDVLYDGETFDILEAERFDTTFTHGAGCTYSAAICAELAKGQSVRDAVYVAKEFITEAIRHSFQLNEYVGPTHHGAYRQLKK from the coding sequence ATGACCATGAAAAAAGCATTGACCATCGCAGGATCTGATACCAGCGGCGGGGCTGGCATTCAGGCAGACCTGAAAACGTTTCAGGAGCTTGGGGTATTCGGGATGACCGCCTTGACCGTCATCGTCGCACAAGACCCGCATAACTCCTGGTTCCATGAAGTGTTTCCGATTGAACTGAATACGCTGGAAAAACAGCTGGAGACGGTTCTCTCCGGAATCGGAGTGGATGCCGTCAAGACCGGGATGCTGGGGACGACGGAGCTGATCGAGCTGGCCGCCAAAAAAATCGATCAGTACCAGCTGAAAAACGTGGTAGTCGACCCGGTGCTGGTCTGCAAGGGAGCCGACGAAGTGCTCCATCCAGAGAACGCGGACAGTCTGCGCGAGGTGCTGGTGCCGCGTGCGACCGTCGTGACGCCGAACCTGTTCGAAGCCGGACAGCTTAGCCAGATGGGAGCGCTGAAGACGGTTGAGGACATGAAGGAAGCGGCCAAGCGGATCCACGACAAAGGGGCGAAATACGTCCTGGTTAAAGGCGGCGGCAAGCTGGCTCATGAAAAAGCCGTCGACGTCCTCTACGATGGTGAAACCTTTGACATCCTGGAAGCGGAGCGTTTTGACACGACCTTCACGCATGGCGCGGGATGCACCTATTCCGCCGCCATCTGCGCCGAGCTGGCCAAAGGACAGTCCGTCCGCGACGCTGTTTACGTAGCCAAGGAATTTATTACGGAAGCGATCCGCCACTCCTTCCAGCTGAATGAGTATGTGGGGCCGACCCATCACGGCGCTTATCGCCAACTGAAAAAATAG